The Cryptomeria japonica chromosome 2, Sugi_1.0, whole genome shotgun sequence region tcgcaacttatccttccatgtcttttgaccattcattaacgtaattaaatttaaattatatttaactagtatatctatatttaaaaaatataggtaaattatgccgagagatatcttataatagaaaggAATTGACAATGCCAAGCTCACTCCTCCACTAACCTCTCAATgctacttgattttattgattgttctttttaaatattatggcactcttccactatcatttgaatgtaacagtttcatataattggagacaagtggcgagggttctattttatttggagtaataaaataatacctccacaaaaaccaaaagatgacatttcatgcatttacttgtcatttgcatgtcaaattgtttcaaaattgattttttgttTACAGACACATTGTAGATACCTCTCGACATAATTATattgttttatattttaatttaaatttatttttattcttttgtattttaattttattattattatttattattaaattctatttcaaagtggggacattacaatctcttCTTTGTCCACCAGGATTCTCCTGACCATTACTTTCTACAATCTCACAATTTTATCTCCTTTCATCTTACCTCCATTCTACCCTTCATAACATTCAAAGTATCAAATTTGACTTCCCACCAATATAGTCTATCACAACTAGAATAAACAATTGAACGCATACCTTCTCCTTGAACAAAAAAAATGTCTTCCTTTACCTTTTTTTCTATTTTAGCCTTTACCTCCCCTTCCACCTTGTCACCTTCAAGAAAATTCATTGTTTTAATGCCTTCTGAAAGACATATCATTGCTGCAATCTGATTTTCTTCACTCAAAATAGCATTAGTACAAGTACGAGGCTCAATTTGCACATTCTGTAACAAGTAATCTAGCTCACTAATTAAGGGATCTTAAtcttcattgttttcaatcaaAGAATCATCAAAAAACTTCTCATTTACCTTCTCATTTTGTCCCACAAATTTGTTTTACCAAAATGACTCACTGTTGCAATAAATTCCTTTATCTCTACACTCTCATTTTCATCAGAGCACACATTCGAATTTGATTTAACCTCACCTTTTGCTGCAACCTTTGTTCTGCTTGAAATCAAGTCTTCGCATTCTCTGTAAATTGCTTCAATGTGCATCAATAAATCATCCTTCTCAACTTCTTCTTGGTTAGTTTTAACAAAACAAACATGTTCTTGCTTTATACCATCTATGTCATCTACTAGACAAACCCTTGCACTACTGCATACTTTTTCCATTACTCCTTGCAATGGCTTCAACTTATGTCTCACTTCATCCTTCAACAATGAGTATGCTCATTGTGCGTTTctctcctatcaaattgccaggccTCCGTAACAAAACATGacattcataggcataatatcacacgtTATCTCATCATAATGCTTTCCTATATTAAATTTTATCAAGCTTTATTTGCTGACCAAAACTTTCTTGTCATCTTGTAGCCAAGCTATCGTATATGGATGAGGGTGTTTTCTTCATTCTTGCTGCAATTTACTCACCATCTCTTCAGAAATAAGATTGTTTGTGCTTCCACCATTGATGATAACATTACATACCTTGTCTTCACACTTGCATCTTGTTCTAAATAGGTTCTTTCTTTGAACTAGTTCATTTAACTAGACTTTCCTAGTGACTAGCACTTCTCCACTTTCAACAATCCCTAATTGTGAAGGTTCAACTTCCTCATTAACATTTGCAACTATTGCTTTGCCTTCATTTCTTCTTTTTATGTTTCCATGTTGTGGACATTCATATGCTTTGTGTCCTTCTCCACATTCAATACACGGTACTTTGTAATTTCCTCTTCCAAACCCTCTACtcgatcttcctcttcctctagactCTTGTTCACGGGGGTATGAGTcatctttcctttgatttttttgGCTGCCATGgtcttcattttttagattttttagattTGAATTCTTGTCCCAAATCTCCATATGATCTTCCCTCTTTCTTTTCATCTTGGCCTCTTCCTCTTTACTTGTTCTCAAATCTCTTGTTCaatccttcttcaatcttcaaggaAAACTGGTATGCATCTTCCATTGTGTAAACTCTCACCAAAACCATCTCTTCTTGTATACTTGGCTTCAACCCATTAATGTAATGGACTACCTTCTCTTTGTTGGACTCTGAATGACAAGTCAGGATCAAAATCCTATGAAACTCTTCTGTATATTCTTTCACCAATCTTCCTCCTTGTTTGAGACCTTGCATCTTCTTTAACAAGTCTAATTTATGGTCTACTAGAataaattttcttttcattttctcaatcatccaatctcattttgtaattttgtctttacctcttcttcctctttctacATGCACCTCTTTCCACCAAACAAAGGCATGTCCCTTTAACCTTGTCTTTGCAAATCTCACTCTATTAGGGTCTTCaacttcttcaaattcaaaatactccTCAATGTCATTGATCCAATCCACTAGCTCTTCAGGATTCAAATTCTCACTGAATGTAGGAACATCattttttggtctctttcatatTCTTGACAATACCTTCAGCAAAGGATCATTCACAATTGTTGCTGCTGCTTCATCTTCTTCACCACTCGTATCCTGGGCATGTTTTGTAGCTTCATCTTCTTCACTCTCAGGTTCTCTCATTTGTGCAAaacctcttctaatttcttcttgtAATGCTTCAACTTGCCTTCTCCAAGCTTTAAAATCTTCACCACAGACAACATTTGGAGGATTTCTACCTCCACTTTTAACTCTACCTCTACCCCAACCATGTGGGGCTCCTCTTGCATACATTTTTTTCAGCACCCACAAACTCAATCCTAGTGCAAACTACCTCCTTCCAATGAATCTACCTGCACACTCAAAATATTTTACTCTAATACCACTGATAGTACACGCCTTGTTGAAGGCATGAAAGAAGACAACAAAGTTAAAGTTATAGTAGGTAATGAGAAGGTAATTCTATATTTCATTGAGTTTGAAAATGATGGTTTTCATGATTTAGAGAATTCAGATTTGATGGTTCAAATAGATCTTGTTAGTATTGATTGGTATGCAAAGGAGGGTTTGTATAGTGTTGCATATTTTTTGCAAATACATTTTGGTGGAGGTGGTCGGACTATGGTGGGTTGAATCCCATGAGATTAGAGGAGAGTGGGTTATACATTTTCAGGAGGTTGAGTGCATAATAGAGTTTCCAGTGGAGGGTACTTGTTGTGGCTAGGTGctggaagaggaagaagaagaagaaatcagaggcACCAATTTCAGCAATGGAGTTTGTTGTAGATTGCTTGCAATCTAAAATGTTGGTACTACCACTCAATTCCATTTTGTGAATCAAGGTGTTTGATGGAGCATCAATGAAAAAGCAATCCTCATCAATTaaaaagaaagtattttaaattttaatttcctaaAGTTTGGTAATTTATGTAATAGGAGAATAAATGCAATATTTAGaccaaatattttatttaatatttggtcCTTATTTAATGTTACAACAATTTTGATAAGCACATAGTGTAGGTGGCAATTTTGAAGTTTAAATATGAAAAATACCATTCTAGGCATGGGAGATGGAAGTTAGGCTGGGTCCCATGGAGgggcttccttaaaaatagagctggGGCTGCTAAGAATTTTTAGAAAATTTTTAAACATGGTGATCCAATGAATTTTGTTGTGCAAACCAGCTTAAAATTTGAACTACTAAATTTAAGGAAGTTTGAGCACAAAAAAgataaaactaattaaataaatgtcaGTTTCCCTCTTCATTTGAACTTACTTTCCCCCCAAAAAaggagcccctactttttaggaagCAGGTTAAAaaagggtggggctagaaatttccCCACCAGCTTAGGAACTTTGTTTGCCACTTGTCAATAATCTACACATTCCATTTCCCACCAAAATGAAATGAAGAGGGAAAAtgacatttatttaattagttttatcTTTTTTGTGCTCAAACTTCCTTAAATTTAGTAGTTCAAATTTTAAGCTGGTTTGCacaacaaaattcatgggaccgccATGTTTAAATTTTTTCTAAAAATTCTCAGCAGCCCCAGCTCTATTTTTAAGGaggccccctccatgggaccccagccTTGCTACTTCTTGCCAACTCATTTATTGCTCCTAAAGTGTAGGAATTCAAAATATGGGTGCCGAAGTTGGGTTTTCAAACTTTTTTCTATTTTGGGCCCTATCTATGAGGAGTGGGAAGGCTAGTGGAGTTACTGTTTTAGCATGTTGCAAAATGAAGTGGGAAAATGCCAATTTGGAATTAAATGCATTTTCTAAAGGAGGTTTTAATGGCTTTCTACATACTTGGGTGTAGCATCTTGGAGTTTCTAGAATTTGGTGTTAAGGAAACTTTGTGGGAGTTGATTTTGACAATTTTAACTTGTcatattttttcagatttttgaggAGAAGAGGTTTCTAGTGTAGCCTTTGGAGGAGAGTCTAAAACCTCATATTTTTCTGGTTGAGAGGTGGTATTACAGCAGTAAAATGGATTTGTGAATGCATGGATGATAGTGGCAGAGttttttttttgatagtttttttagGTTGGAGGAGAAGCCTCATATAGAAGGAGGAGGTTGAAGGTTTTGGGAATGGATTTTTGGGGAGACGTTCAAAACCCATGGTTTTCTGGTTATTGAGGTTGATTTGCAGCAGCAATAGGTTTCAATTATTCCATTGAAGATTTCAGCAATTGATACTGGGAGATTTGCAGAAGAGGAAGACCATTCCAAGGAGTTAATTTCTGTTAGCTCTTTCTTATTGTTGTTTGCTATTGTATATCAGTTTGATATCAATTTTGTAGCTGTATTCATCAGCCCactgttgttgtgtagctaggtcggatcccttctagggccgacctagtgcacaaaatgccaagtgacCTGTCGGCCTTGGTATTTGaatatctcagttgtatgagttcaatttggggcaggccctattttggcgaaccacttgtgtgtaacttgtgattaagttaattGTAACTTGTAATTAAGGGAGACTCatatataacttttaatatataggtctgaccctatccttggcgccaaaagtatatggccgacttgaggtctattaggaagtattgattcatatatatgcaaggtcatgattgcatcaatgaCATGAATTCAAGAACATGAAGGACATTTAGTGTGCTCGGGGgcgacgataagagcttatcgtctatggttgggaaggcaacagatctgatgtttgcctgtggttaatgagcactaccataaaatcaacactgACTAGGTACCAATTTATGTAATGTCAGTTTTGGTGAAAACAATGTATCAATTCTGGAGGTTCTGAATGAGAAAACTGAATTTCATTTGCAGATTTTTACTTCTAATTCATAGAATTTATGAATATTATATTTGGTGTTGAATGTTTGAGATTGAGGGCATGTGTTAAAGTTTGAGATATAGGTTATGTGGATTCTCATCCTGCATCATAGCTCAACACTATGCTCTTGTGAAATGAACAATAGTCAAATTTATCCTTGCTTGAttgattttggaaaaaaaatttaaaaaactaatgGAAAATGTAAATTGATTCGGTCTGAATACATGCTACACTGTATTGGCCCAAAATATAATCTCAACAGTTCTTATTGTTCACTTCATTTTGCCGAGTTTTGGAGTCTACTGTGAGCATGTCTATTCAGAAAACTGAATATTTAAGTTAGAAGTCATGAATGTAGTGTTGCATAGAATACCACTGGAAACACTATGTGGACATGGGAATGGGAAACCATAACTGTTTTCTCTTCATTCTGTACAGATGGGAATGGGAAGTGCATTGGAAACACTATGTGGACAGGCCTATGGGGCAAAGCAATACCATCTGCTGGGCATTCATGTGCAGAGAGCAATTTTTACTCTTTTTTGTGTGAGCATACCACTTGCTGTGGTGTGGGCTTACATGGGCAACATTCTCATTGCATTTGGGCAGAACCCTTTAATATCTTTTGAAGCAGGAAAATTTGCTAGATGGATGATTCCCAGTTTGTTTGCTCATGCAGCTCTTCAACCCCTTGTAAAATTTCTTCAGTCACAAAGCATTGTCTTTCCCATGATGCTATGCTCTGCAATTACATTGTGTTTCCATGTTCCCATTTGCTGGGCTTTGGTATTTAAAACTGGATTAGGTAGTAAAGGGGCTGCCTTGGCAACCAGCGTTTCTAACTGGCTTAATGTGGCACTTCTTTTACTATGTATTAAGATTTCACCTGCTTGCAAGAGGACTTGGACATACTTTTCAAGGGAGGCGTTGCATAATATTAAAGATTTTCTCAAGCTTGCCATTCCATCTTCAGTGATGCTCTGGTATAATACTTTAATCTCTTAGCTGCAAGATGTGGTCCAAGTTATCTATGTACTACTTCATAGCGTTCTTGTGGTTAATATATTTTCTTTTAGCCCTTCTGGCTATTCAAATTTCAGAGCCTGTTTGGAACATTAACAGTTTGGCAAATAAACCAGGTCCATTTTTGTTCATCATACTATAATGCAAGTTGTTAGTAATGCACGGTAGATTATACCTGAATGTTTTTTAAACTAATGTTGTCAGTTCATTATTCTATTGCTGTCAACAGCTTGGAGAAATGGTCCTTTGAAATGcttgttctcttctcaggtctgTTGCCTAATCCAAAACTAGAGACATCAGTTCTTTCAATCTGGTATGTATCTATAATGTGAGAATTTAATTATGAGTAAGATCTGAGAATTTTAATTATGAAGTAAGATCTTAATGAGGGCACTTGATTGCATCTACTTCATTTTTATCTGAGCTAGTTTTGATATTTTGCAGCATTAGCACGAATGCTCTAGTATTTATGATTCCCCTTGGTTTTGGTGCTGCTGTAAGTTTTGTACATTTTACAGCTATCTAGTAAATTTGCTCTCTGTTTCTGTTAGCTCTTTAACCTATTCAAGGAAAGAAATTCAGGATATCAGATCATCAAAGATTTGACACAAATCATTTTCAATCAAAAAATTTCGTCAATGTTTGCATGGCAGTACACGAGTCTCAAATGAATTAGGAGCTGGACACTCACATGCTGCCCGCTTAGCAGTCTATGTAGTGTTCTTTATGGCAATCACGGAGGCAGTCATGATAGGATGTCTTTTATTCTCTATAAGAAATGTCTGGGGCTCTGCTTACAGTGATGAAAAGGAAGTCATTAATTATGTTGCAAGCATGCTCCCACTGGTAGCAGTCTCCTCAATTTTGGATGGAATCCAAGGCGTTCTGTCAGGTTCAGATTTACCCTCTCTAGTCATATTTGGAGCTACAAATATATTGATCTCGAAGTCATGAAAGAATAAATTAACACTACAAAAATATTTCCTGTTAAAATAATGATGATTTGTAAATAATATTTCAGGCGTTGCTAGAGGATGTGGATGGCAAAAATTTGGTGCTTATGCTAATCTTGGGGCATAT contains the following coding sequences:
- the LOC131075370 gene encoding protein DETOXIFICATION 16 isoform X4 encodes the protein METGDSIHSHGHENYMLHPLLAKEDTVVFEDEQDEWKCSKGLVWEEVKKQCWIAGPMASVNLLQISLRLISVMMVGHLGELALSGASIASSFAGVSGFSLLMGMGSALETLCGQAYGAKQYHLLGIHVQRAIFTLFCVSIPLAVVWAYMGNILIAFGQNPLISFEAGKFARWMIPSLFAHAALQPLVKFLQSQSIVFPMMLCSAITLCFHVPICWALVFKTGLGSKGAALATSVSNWLNVALLLLCIKISPACKRTWTYFSREALHNIKDFLKLAIPSSVMLCLEKWSFEMLVLFSGLLPNPKLETSVLSICISTNALVFMIPLGFGAAVSTRVSNELGAGHSHAARLAVYVVFFMAITEAVMIGCLLFSIRNVWGSAYSDEKEVINYVASMLPLVAVSSILDGIQGVLSGVARGCGWQKFGAYANLGAYYMVGIPVAVLLAYVLHFGGRGLWLGLTCGISVQSILLFLMTSCTDWEQQARKARERVYTSALPIVTEDTIKKLI
- the LOC131075370 gene encoding protein DETOXIFICATION 16 isoform X2 is translated as METGDSIHSHGHENYMLHPLLAKEDTVVFEDEQDEWKCSKGLVWEEVKKQCWIAGPMASVNLLQISLRLISVMMVGHLGELALSGASIASSFAGVSGFSLLMGMGSALETLCGQAYGAKQYHLLGIHVQRAIFTLFCVSIPLAVVWAYMGNILIAFGQNPLISFEAGKFARWMIPSLFAHAALQPLVKFLQSQSIVFPMMLCSAITLCFHVPICWALVFKTGLGSKGAALATSVSNWLNVALLLLCIKISPACKRTWTYFSREALHNIKDFLKLAIPSSVMLCLEKWSFEMLVLFSGLLPNPKLETSVLSICISTNALVFMIPLGFGAAVSTRVSNELGAGHSHAARLAVYVVFFMAITEAVMIGCLLFSIRNVWGSAYSDEKEVINYVASMLPLVAVSSILDGIQGVLSGVARGCGWQKFGAYANLGAYYMVGIPVAVLLAYVLHFGGRGLWLGLTCGISVQSILLFLMTSCTDWEQQVSSTNESIIGNNKQEKQEKEYIHQHYP
- the LOC131075370 gene encoding protein DETOXIFICATION 16 isoform X3, yielding METGDSIHSHGHENYMLHPLLAKEDTVVFEDEQDEWKCSKGLVWEEVKKQCWIAGPMASVNLLQISLRLISVMMVGHLGELALSGASIASSFAGVSGFSLLMGMGSALETLCGQAYGAKQYHLLGIHVQRAIFTLFCVSIPLAVVWAYMGNILIAFGQNPLISFEAGKFARWMIPSLFAHAALQPLVKFLQSQSIVFPMMLCSAITLCFHVPICWALVFKTGLGSKGAALATSVSNWLNVALLLLCIKISPACKRTWTYFSREALHNIKDFLKLAIPSSVMLCLEKWSFEMLVLFSGLLPNPKLETSVLSICISTNALVFMIPLGFGAAVSTRVSNELGAGHSHAARLAVYVVFFMAITEAVMIGCLLFSIRNVWGSAYSDEKEVINYVASMLPLVAVSSILDGIQGVLSGVARGCGWQKFGAYANLGAYYMVGIPVAVLLAYVLHFGGRGLWLGLTCGISVQSILLFLMTSCTDWEQQARKARERVYTSALPIVTEDTIKNYES
- the LOC131075370 gene encoding protein DETOXIFICATION 16 isoform X1, with the protein product METGDSIHSHGHENYMLHPLLAKEDTVVFEDEQDEWKCSKGLVWEEVKKQCWIAGPMASVNLLQISLRLISVMMVGHLGELALSGASIASSFAGVSGFSLLMGMGSALETLCGQAYGAKQYHLLGIHVQRAIFTLFCVSIPLAVVWAYMGNILIAFGQNPLISFEAGKFARWMIPSLFAHAALQPLVKFLQSQSIVFPMMLCSAITLCFHVPICWALVFKTGLGSKGAALATSVSNWLNVALLLLCIKISPACKRTWTYFSREALHNIKDFLKLAIPSSVMLCLEKWSFEMLVLFSGLLPNPKLETSVLSICISTNALVFMIPLGFGAAVSTRVSNELGAGHSHAARLAVYVVFFMAITEAVMIGCLLFSIRNVWGSAYSDEKEVINYVASMLPLVAVSSILDGIQGVLSGVARGCGWQKFGAYANLGAYYMVGIPVAVLLAYVLHFGGRGLWLGLTCGISVQSILLFLMTSCTDWEQQARKARERVYTSALPIVTEDTIKSFGRNLKS